From the genome of Motacilla alba alba isolate MOTALB_02 chromosome 13, Motacilla_alba_V1.0_pri, whole genome shotgun sequence, one region includes:
- the RGS14 gene encoding regulator of G-protein signaling 14 isoform X2, which translates to MQGKGKLLVVHNGRMGPAVSDGELNTSRARGSNHSVNSLPAPPATCGSTQGSVVSWAESFETLLQDRVAVTYFTEFLKKEFSAENVYFWQACERFQQIPATDTQQLAQEARRIYDEFLSSHSVSPVNIDKQAWIGEDMLATPSPDMFRIQQLQIFNLMKFDSYTRFVKSPLYQACLRAESQGQPLPDLRPHSRSNSPPPDLSKTKLKLGKSLPLGVETAGSGANRSLQRSFRKGERREPSWAEGGEGSRSAMWRESQGSLNSSASLDLGFLSSASTAASPWTEGQQKSLGGSEAELPAKAMKYCCVYLPDGTASLAAVRPGRSIRDMLAGICEKRGFSLPDIKVFLVGNEQKALVLDQECSVLADQEVKLENRISFDLEISSLNKTIRITAKSTKRIREALQPVLGKYGVSVEQALLRRQGEPATLDLEKLVSTVSAQKLVLETPAGVRVVGSTEAAAAPSLLRSEEGSPTGAEPDTRWEMPSSFSRPQSSAAMNLNRRTYDLEGLVELLNRAQSCRANDQRGLLSKEDLVLPDFLQLPVQDNSACEGSHQPSAPQAGSEESSCPQEEPALAQPSFDHKL; encoded by the exons ATGCAGGGCAAGGGCAAACTGCTGGTGGTCCACAACGGGCGCATG GGCCCGGCCGTGTCGGATGGAG agTTAAATACCTCCCGGGCCCGTGGCAGCAACCACAGTGTGAACAGcctgccagccccaccagccACGTGTGGATCCACACAGGGCTCTGTGGTCAGCTGGGCTGAATCCTTCGAGACGCTGCTGCAGGACCGCGTGGCTGTCACCTACTTCACC gagtTCCTCAAGAAGGAGTTCAGTGCTGAAAACGTCTACTTTTGGCAGGCATGTGAGCGcttccagcagatcccagcCACTGACACACAGCAG ctGGCCCAGGAGGCACGGCGGATCTATGATGAGTTCCTCTCCAGCCACTCGGTCAGTCCTGTGAACATTGACAAGCAGGCCTGGATTGGGGAGGACATGCTGGCCACCCCCTCCCCAGACATGTTTcgcatccagcagctccag ATCTTCAACCTGATGAAGTTTGACAGCTACACGCGTTTTGTGAAATCCCCACTCTACCAGGCCTGCCTGCGGGCAGAgagccagggccagcccctGCCCGACCTGCGGCCCCACTCCCGCAGCAACAGCCCCCCTCCTGACCTCAGCAAG ACGAAGCTGAAGCTGGGCAAGTCGCTGCCACTGGGCGTGGAGACAGCGGGCAGCGGTGCCAACCGCAGCCTCCAGCGCTCCTTCAGGAAGGGAGAGCGGCGGGAGCCGTCCTGGGCAG AGgggggagaaggcagcaggagcgCCATGTGGAGGGAGTCCCAGGGCTCACTCAACTCCTCAGCCAGCCTGGACCTGGGTTTCTTGTCCTCGGCCAGCACGGCCGCCAGCCCCTGGACGGAG GGCCAGCAGAAGAGCCTGGGGGGCAgcgaggcagagctgccagccaaAGCCATGAAGTACTGCTGCGTGTACCTGCCCGACGGCACGGCCTCGCTGGCCGCTGTCCGGCCCGGCCGCTCCATCCGGGACATGCTGGCAGGGATATGTGAGAAACGCGGCTTCAGCCTCCCCGACATCAAGGTCTTCCTGGTGGGGAATGAGCAG AAAGCGTTGGTGCTGGACCAGGAGTGCTCCGTGTTGGCAGACCAGGAGGTGAAGCTGGAGAACAGGATAAGCTTTGA cctggaaatCTCCTCCCTCAACAAGACCATCCGCATCACAGCCAAGTCGACCAAGCGCATCCGGGAGGCGCTGCAGCCCGTGCTGGGCAAGTACGGCGTGAGCGTGGAGCAGGCGCTGCTGCGCAGG CAAGGTGAGCCAGCCACCCTGGACTTGGAGAAGCTGGTCAGCACAGTGTCTGCTCAGAAACTTGTCTTGGAAACACCAGCAG GCGTACGAGTGGTGGGGAGCACTGAGGCTGCGGCTGCCCCCTCTCTGCTCCGGAGTGAG GAGGGAAGCCcaacaggagcagagcctgacacGCGATGGGAGAtgccctcctccttctccaggcCACAGTCTTCAGCTGCCATGAACCTCAACCGGCGCACGTACGACCTGGAAG ggctggtggAGCTGCTGAACCGTGCCCAGAGCTGCCGGGCCAACGACCAGCGTGGGCTGCTCTCTAAGGAGGACCTGGTCCTGCCTGACTTCCTCCAGCTCCCCGTGCAGGACAACAGTGCCTGTGAGGGGTCACATCAGCCCAGTGCCCCTCAGGCTGGCTCTGAGGAAAGCAGCTGCCCTCAGGAAGAGCCTGCGCTGGCTCAGCCTTCGTTCGACCACAAGCTCTGA
- the RGS14 gene encoding regulator of G-protein signaling 14 isoform X1, giving the protein MQGKGKLLVVHNGRMGPAVSDGELNTSRARGSNHSVNSLPAPPATCGSTQGSVVSWAESFETLLQDRVAVTYFTEFLKKEFSAENVYFWQACERFQQIPATDTQQLAQEARRIYDEFLSSHSVSPVNIDKQAWIGEDMLATPSPDMFRIQQLQIFNLMKFDSYTRFVKSPLYQACLRAESQGQPLPDLRPHSRSNSPPPDLSKKTKLKLGKSLPLGVETAGSGANRSLQRSFRKGERREPSWAEGGEGSRSAMWRESQGSLNSSASLDLGFLSSASTAASPWTEGQQKSLGGSEAELPAKAMKYCCVYLPDGTASLAAVRPGRSIRDMLAGICEKRGFSLPDIKVFLVGNEQKALVLDQECSVLADQEVKLENRISFDLEISSLNKTIRITAKSTKRIREALQPVLGKYGVSVEQALLRRQGEPATLDLEKLVSTVSAQKLVLETPAGVRVVGSTEAAAAPSLLRSEEGSPTGAEPDTRWEMPSSFSRPQSSAAMNLNRRTYDLEGLVELLNRAQSCRANDQRGLLSKEDLVLPDFLQLPVQDNSACEGSHQPSAPQAGSEESSCPQEEPALAQPSFDHKL; this is encoded by the exons ATGCAGGGCAAGGGCAAACTGCTGGTGGTCCACAACGGGCGCATG GGCCCGGCCGTGTCGGATGGAG agTTAAATACCTCCCGGGCCCGTGGCAGCAACCACAGTGTGAACAGcctgccagccccaccagccACGTGTGGATCCACACAGGGCTCTGTGGTCAGCTGGGCTGAATCCTTCGAGACGCTGCTGCAGGACCGCGTGGCTGTCACCTACTTCACC gagtTCCTCAAGAAGGAGTTCAGTGCTGAAAACGTCTACTTTTGGCAGGCATGTGAGCGcttccagcagatcccagcCACTGACACACAGCAG ctGGCCCAGGAGGCACGGCGGATCTATGATGAGTTCCTCTCCAGCCACTCGGTCAGTCCTGTGAACATTGACAAGCAGGCCTGGATTGGGGAGGACATGCTGGCCACCCCCTCCCCAGACATGTTTcgcatccagcagctccag ATCTTCAACCTGATGAAGTTTGACAGCTACACGCGTTTTGTGAAATCCCCACTCTACCAGGCCTGCCTGCGGGCAGAgagccagggccagcccctGCCCGACCTGCGGCCCCACTCCCGCAGCAACAGCCCCCCTCCTGACCTCAGCAAG AAGACGAAGCTGAAGCTGGGCAAGTCGCTGCCACTGGGCGTGGAGACAGCGGGCAGCGGTGCCAACCGCAGCCTCCAGCGCTCCTTCAGGAAGGGAGAGCGGCGGGAGCCGTCCTGGGCAG AGgggggagaaggcagcaggagcgCCATGTGGAGGGAGTCCCAGGGCTCACTCAACTCCTCAGCCAGCCTGGACCTGGGTTTCTTGTCCTCGGCCAGCACGGCCGCCAGCCCCTGGACGGAG GGCCAGCAGAAGAGCCTGGGGGGCAgcgaggcagagctgccagccaaAGCCATGAAGTACTGCTGCGTGTACCTGCCCGACGGCACGGCCTCGCTGGCCGCTGTCCGGCCCGGCCGCTCCATCCGGGACATGCTGGCAGGGATATGTGAGAAACGCGGCTTCAGCCTCCCCGACATCAAGGTCTTCCTGGTGGGGAATGAGCAG AAAGCGTTGGTGCTGGACCAGGAGTGCTCCGTGTTGGCAGACCAGGAGGTGAAGCTGGAGAACAGGATAAGCTTTGA cctggaaatCTCCTCCCTCAACAAGACCATCCGCATCACAGCCAAGTCGACCAAGCGCATCCGGGAGGCGCTGCAGCCCGTGCTGGGCAAGTACGGCGTGAGCGTGGAGCAGGCGCTGCTGCGCAGG CAAGGTGAGCCAGCCACCCTGGACTTGGAGAAGCTGGTCAGCACAGTGTCTGCTCAGAAACTTGTCTTGGAAACACCAGCAG GCGTACGAGTGGTGGGGAGCACTGAGGCTGCGGCTGCCCCCTCTCTGCTCCGGAGTGAG GAGGGAAGCCcaacaggagcagagcctgacacGCGATGGGAGAtgccctcctccttctccaggcCACAGTCTTCAGCTGCCATGAACCTCAACCGGCGCACGTACGACCTGGAAG ggctggtggAGCTGCTGAACCGTGCCCAGAGCTGCCGGGCCAACGACCAGCGTGGGCTGCTCTCTAAGGAGGACCTGGTCCTGCCTGACTTCCTCCAGCTCCCCGTGCAGGACAACAGTGCCTGTGAGGGGTCACATCAGCCCAGTGCCCCTCAGGCTGGCTCTGAGGAAAGCAGCTGCCCTCAGGAAGAGCCTGCGCTGGCTCAGCCTTCGTTCGACCACAAGCTCTGA
- the LOC119706425 gene encoding ADP-ribosylation factor-like protein 3: MGRGMLCAPVPQPGGTWFIPGVGDGGATAGWRICRGHYLMLWVNGGTAANSGARNPLPPPGTGSVPVTNPPAGPGDEPPQLPRRCRGRSDSQTMGDVQKGLLSVIQKLKGSPEQELRIVLLGLDNAGKTTLLKRLASEEVSTITPTQGFNIKSVQSHGLKLNVWDIGGQRSIRPYWKKYLGSTDLLIYVIDSADQKRFEETGQELAELTEDESLTGVPLLVFANKQDLVTAAPAAEIAEGLSLHTYRDREWQIQACSALSGEGVQDGMNWISSQIMNRKK, encoded by the exons ATGGGGAGAGGGATGCTCTGTgccccagtgccccagcccGGGGGGACCTGGTTTATCCCGGGGGTAGGCGACGGCGGGGCGACAGCTGGCTGGAGGATTTGCCGAGGGCATTATTTAATGCTGTGGGTAAATGGAGGAACAGCAGCTAATTCCGGAGCCCGTAATCCTCTTCCTCCCCCGGGGACGGGGAGCGTGCCAGTCACGAACCCACCGGCGGGCCCCGGGGACGAGCCCCCGCAGCTCCCCAGGCGGTGCCGCGGCCGCAGCGACTCCCAGACCATGGGGGATGTGCAGAAG gggctgctctctgTCATCCAGAAGCTGAAGGGATCGCCGGAGCAGGAGCTCCGCATcgtcctgctggggctggataACGCGGGCAAGACGACCCTGCTGAAGCGCCTGGCGTCCGAGGAGGTCAGCACCATCACCCCCACACAG GGATTCAACATCAAGAGCGTGCAGTCCCACGGTTTGAAGCTGAATGTTTGGGATATCGGGGGGCAGCGCTCCATCCGCCCCTACTGGAAGAAGTATCTGGGCAGCACAGACCTGCTG ATTTATGTCATTGACAGCGCTGACCAGAAGCGTTTCGAGGAGACAGGGCAG gagctggcagagctcacGGAAGACGAGTCCCTCACGGGGGTCCCGCTGCTGGTGTTTGCCAACAAGCAGGACCTGGTGACTGCAGCACCCGCGGCCGAAATCGCAGAAGGGCTGAGCCTGCACACCTACCGGGACCGGGAGTGGCAGATCCAGGCCTGCTCGGCCCTGTCTGGGGAAGGGGTGCAG GATGGGATGAACTGGATTTCCAGCCAGATCATGAACAGGAAGAAGTGA
- the RGS14 gene encoding regulator of G-protein signaling 14 isoform X3 translates to MQGKGKLLVVHNGRMGPAVSDGELNTSRARGSNHSVNSLPAPPATCGSTQGSVVSWAESFETLLQDRVAVTYFTEFLKKEFSAENVYFWQACERFQQIPATDTQQLAQEARRIYDEFLSSHSVSPVNIDKQAWIGEDMLATPSPDMFRIQQLQIFNLMKFDSYTRFVKSPLYQACLRAESQGQPLPDLRPHSRSNSPPPDLSKKTKLKLGKSLPLGVETAGSGANRSLQRSFRKGERREPSWAEGGEGSRSAMWRESQGSLNSSASLDLGFLSSASTAASPWTEGQQKSLGGSEAELPAKAMKYCCVYLPDGTASLAAVRPGRSIRDMLAGICEKRGFSLPDIKVFLVGNEQKALVLDQECSVLADQEVKLENRISFDLEISSLNKTIRITAKSTKRIREALQPVLGKYGVSVEQALLRRQGEPATLDLEKLVSTVSAQKLVLETPAGVRVVGSTEAAAAPSLLRSEEGSPTGAEPDTRWEMPSSFSRPQSSAAMNLNRRTYDLEGA, encoded by the exons ATGCAGGGCAAGGGCAAACTGCTGGTGGTCCACAACGGGCGCATG GGCCCGGCCGTGTCGGATGGAG agTTAAATACCTCCCGGGCCCGTGGCAGCAACCACAGTGTGAACAGcctgccagccccaccagccACGTGTGGATCCACACAGGGCTCTGTGGTCAGCTGGGCTGAATCCTTCGAGACGCTGCTGCAGGACCGCGTGGCTGTCACCTACTTCACC gagtTCCTCAAGAAGGAGTTCAGTGCTGAAAACGTCTACTTTTGGCAGGCATGTGAGCGcttccagcagatcccagcCACTGACACACAGCAG ctGGCCCAGGAGGCACGGCGGATCTATGATGAGTTCCTCTCCAGCCACTCGGTCAGTCCTGTGAACATTGACAAGCAGGCCTGGATTGGGGAGGACATGCTGGCCACCCCCTCCCCAGACATGTTTcgcatccagcagctccag ATCTTCAACCTGATGAAGTTTGACAGCTACACGCGTTTTGTGAAATCCCCACTCTACCAGGCCTGCCTGCGGGCAGAgagccagggccagcccctGCCCGACCTGCGGCCCCACTCCCGCAGCAACAGCCCCCCTCCTGACCTCAGCAAG AAGACGAAGCTGAAGCTGGGCAAGTCGCTGCCACTGGGCGTGGAGACAGCGGGCAGCGGTGCCAACCGCAGCCTCCAGCGCTCCTTCAGGAAGGGAGAGCGGCGGGAGCCGTCCTGGGCAG AGgggggagaaggcagcaggagcgCCATGTGGAGGGAGTCCCAGGGCTCACTCAACTCCTCAGCCAGCCTGGACCTGGGTTTCTTGTCCTCGGCCAGCACGGCCGCCAGCCCCTGGACGGAG GGCCAGCAGAAGAGCCTGGGGGGCAgcgaggcagagctgccagccaaAGCCATGAAGTACTGCTGCGTGTACCTGCCCGACGGCACGGCCTCGCTGGCCGCTGTCCGGCCCGGCCGCTCCATCCGGGACATGCTGGCAGGGATATGTGAGAAACGCGGCTTCAGCCTCCCCGACATCAAGGTCTTCCTGGTGGGGAATGAGCAG AAAGCGTTGGTGCTGGACCAGGAGTGCTCCGTGTTGGCAGACCAGGAGGTGAAGCTGGAGAACAGGATAAGCTTTGA cctggaaatCTCCTCCCTCAACAAGACCATCCGCATCACAGCCAAGTCGACCAAGCGCATCCGGGAGGCGCTGCAGCCCGTGCTGGGCAAGTACGGCGTGAGCGTGGAGCAGGCGCTGCTGCGCAGG CAAGGTGAGCCAGCCACCCTGGACTTGGAGAAGCTGGTCAGCACAGTGTCTGCTCAGAAACTTGTCTTGGAAACACCAGCAG GCGTACGAGTGGTGGGGAGCACTGAGGCTGCGGCTGCCCCCTCTCTGCTCCGGAGTGAG GAGGGAAGCCcaacaggagcagagcctgacacGCGATGGGAGAtgccctcctccttctccaggcCACAGTCTTCAGCTGCCATGAACCTCAACCGGCGCACGTACGACCTGGAAG GTGCTTGA
- the LMAN2 gene encoding vesicular integral-membrane protein VIP36, producing MAAGAGGLVAAAALLLALAGPRPAPAELTDGNSEHLKREHSLMKPYQGAGSAAMPLWDFTGSTMVTSQYVRLTPDERSREGSIWNRVPCFLKDWELHVHFKIHGAGKKNLHGDGLALWYTQERLTPGPVFGSKDNFHGLAIFLDTYPNDEATERVFPYISAMVNNGSLSYEHSKDGRWTELAGCSADLRNQNHDTFLAVRYSRGRLTVMTDVEDKNEWKNCIDIAGVQLPTGYFFGASAGTGDLSDNHDIISMKLFQLMVEHPVEDDTVDWTKIEPRVSLLKSPKDNVDDPTGNFRSGPLTGWKVFLLLLCALLGIIVCAVVGAVVFQKRQERNKRFY from the exons ATGGCGGCGGGTGCGGGCGGGCTGgtggcggcggccgcgctgctgTTGGCCCTGGCCGGGCCGCGCCCGGCGCCCGCCGAGCTCACGGATGGCAACAGCGAGCACCTGAAGCGGGAGCACTCGCTGATGAAGCCGTACCAGG GCGCGGGCTCCGCCGCGATGCCGCTGTGGGACTTCACGGGCAGCACCATGGTCACCAGCCAGTACGTCCGCCTGACGCCCGACGAGCGCAGCCGGGAGGGCTCCATCTGGAACCGCGTG ccctgcttccTCAAGGACTGGGAGCTCCACGTCCACTTCAAGATCCACGGAGCCGGCAAGAAGAACCTGCACGGGGACGGGCTGGCGCTGTGGTACACGCAGGAACGCCTGACGCCAG GTCCTGTCTTTGGCAGCAAGGACAACTTCCATGGGCTGGCTATTTTCCTTGATACCTATCCCAATGATGAGGCGACGGAG CGCGTGTTCCCCTACATCTCAGCCATGGTCAACAACGGCTCCCTGAGCTACGAGCACAGCAAGGACGGGCGCTGGACGGAGCTGGCCGGCTGCTCGGCCGACCTGCGCAACCAGAACCACGACACCTTCCTGGCCGTGCGCTACTCCCGCGGCCGGCTCACG GTGATGACTGACGTGGAAGACAAGAACGAGTGGAAGAACTGCATCGACATCGCAGGGGTGCAGCTGCCAACCGGGTACTTCTTTGGTGCTTCTGCTGGCACTGGAGATCTCTCTG ACAATCACGACATTATCTCGATGAAGCTGTTCCAGCTCATGGTGGAGCACCCTGTAGAAGATGACACCGTTGACTGGACCAAGATCGAGCCCAGGGTCAGCCTCCTTAAATCCCCCAAAG ACAACGTGGATGACCCGACGGGGAATTTCCGGAGCGGGCCGCTGACGGgctggaaggtgttcctgctcctgctctgtgcgCTGCTGGGCATCATCGTCTGCGCTGTGGTGGGAGCCGTGGTCTTCCAGAAGCGCCAGGAACGGAACAAGCGTTTCTACTAG